One Trichosurus vulpecula isolate mTriVul1 chromosome 7, mTriVul1.pri, whole genome shotgun sequence genomic region harbors:
- the LOC118857117 gene encoding zinc finger protein Pegasus-like, giving the protein MGEKKPEPLDFVKDFQEYLTQQTHHVNMISGSVSGDKEAEALQGAGTDGDQNGLDHPSVEVSLDENSGMLVDGFERTFDGKLKCRYCNYASKGTARLIEHIRIHTGEKPHMCHLCPFASAYERHLEAHMRSHTGEKPYKCELCSFRCSDRSNLSHHRRRKHKMVPIKGTRSSLSSKKMWGVLQKKTSNLGYSRRALINLSPPSMVVQKPDYLNDFTHEIPNIQTDTYESMGKTTQTGGLPRDPQELMVDNPLNQLSTLAGQLSSLPPENQNPASPDVVPCPDEKPFMIQQPTTPAVVSAVSTSIPQSSSPTSPEPRPSHSQRNYSPVAGPSSERSAHTSTPSISNSQPSTPAPALPVQDPQLLHHCQHCDMYFADNILYTIHMGCHGFENPFQCNICGCKCKNKYDFACHFARGQHNQH; this is encoded by the coding sequence ATGGGTGAAAAGAAACCAGAGCCTCTGGACTTCGTGAAGGATTTTCAGGAATATCTCACTCAACAGACCCACCATGTGAACATGATCTCTGGATCAGTTAGTGGGGACAAAGAAGCAGAAGCTCTTCAGGGAGCTGGGACAGATGGTGATCAAAATGGACTTGATCATCCATCTGTTGAAGTGTCCTTGGATGAAAACTCAGGAATGCTGGTGGATGGATTCGAAAGGACATTTGATGGAAAACTAAAATGTCGATACTGCAACTATGCCAGCAAAGGAACAGCACGACTCATTGAGCATATTAGAATTCACACAGGTGAAAAACCTCATATGTGTCACTTATGTCCATTTGCATCAGCTTATGAGCGTCATCTGGAAGCCCACATGCGTTCCCATACTGGTGAAAAACCATACAAATGTGAATTATGTTCCTTCCGCTGCAGTGATAGAAGTAATCTTTCCCATCATCGTAGACGTAAACATAAAATGGTACCAATTAAAGGTACTAGGTCTTCCTTAAGCAGCAAGAAAATGTGGGGGGTTTTACAAAAGAAGACTAGTAATCTAGGGTACAGCAGGAGAGCACTAATCAATTTGAGTCCACCTTCCATGGTGGTTCAGAAACCAGACTACCTGAATGATTTTACCCATGAAATCCCAAATATCCAGACTGATACATATGAAAGCATGGGAAAAACGACACAGACTGGTGGCCTGCCAAGGGACCCACAAGAACTCATGGTTGACAACCCATTAAATCAGCTATCCACTCTAGCAGGACAGTTATCTAGCTTGCCACCTGAGAATCAAAACCCTGCATCCCCTGATGTTGTTCCATGCCCTGATGAAAAGCCTTTTATGATTCAGCAGCCCACCACCCCGGCAGTTGTTTCTGCTGTTTCAACAAGTATTCCTCAGAGCTCGTCTCCTACAAGTCCCGAACCTCGGCCATCCCATAGTCAGAGGAACTATAGCCCTGTGGCAGGCCCAAGCAGTGAGCGCAGTGCTCACACTAGTACTCCCAGCATAAGTAACAGCCAGCCCAGCACGCCAGCCCCAGCCCTGCCAGTTCAGGACCCTCAGCTTCTGCATCACTGCCAGCACTGTGATATGTACTTTGCAGACAACATCCTTTATACTATTCACATGGGATGTCATGGGTTTGAAAACCCTTTTCAGTGTAATATATGTGGATGCAAATGTAAAAACAAGTATGATTTTGCCTGTCATTTTGCAAGAGGGCAACATAACCAGCACTGA